In Rosa chinensis cultivar Old Blush chromosome 1, RchiOBHm-V2, whole genome shotgun sequence, a genomic segment contains:
- the LOC121053035 gene encoding uncharacterized protein LOC121053035 gives MGQLASEMRERKQGELPSMANKNPRVNQAKAIITLRSGKEYDNKVTPNDDNAEMDEAREPLLTPNVPRVPPIFEEKSKGVKENLKDDGVIKDKTKTMNNDVGASGSKPSFEDVQEEVSLPFPQAMYQEKALSKKEKKSMECFDLFKKVEVNIPLLDAIKTIPTYAKFLKDLCTHKRYKNKLKKDDKVCLNERISAVLQRKLPPKLKDPRSFTIPCNIGERPFEKALLDLGASINLMPYGVYKELGLRDIKPIQISLQLADRSVVYPRGVVEDVLVQVDELVIPADFIILDMEEVYQDDLPIIFGRAFIATAGTKIDVKLGLLTMTVYDTTIGFKILDELRKPMRLQKVYSIEVEDKINDLVEHTFHETSSSDALKAALAHFGMDFYEESTIKAVEQLDSYLSMSRPTLEDGDYTRHEANEVHTFNTYLSIDSTPPIVSSTSIELKLLPSHLKYVYIDDACTLPLIISSSLSQVQESMLLEVLRKHKGAFGWSISDIKGLSPTICMHHIYMEDEARPRREPQRRLNPNMQEVVKKEVIKLLDNGVIYSISDSKWVSPIQVVPKKGGMTVVENEKGEMVLESVYRLPKAQYCHSKGSLPTPFHRLNA, from the coding sequence ATGGGGCAATTGGCCAGTGAGATGAGAGAAAGGAAGCAAGGAGAGTTGCCTTCCATGGCCAACAAGAACCCACGAGTCAACCAAGCCAAGGCAATCATAACTTTGAGAAGTGGGAAGGAATATGACAACAAGGTTACTCCTAATGATGATAATGCGGAGATGGATGAAGCAAGGGAACCTTTGTTGACTCCTAACGTGCCAAGAGTACCTCCCATATTTGAAGAGAAGTCTAAGGGCGTGAAGGAGAATTTGAAAGATGATGGAGTGATCAAAGACAAGACCAAGACCATGAATAATGATGTGGGAGCAAGTGGGTCCAAGCCAAGTTTTGAGGACGTGCAAGAAGAAGTGTCACTTCCTTTTCCACAAGCTATGTATCAAGAGAAGGCTTTGagtaagaaagagaagaaatccATGGAGTGTTTTGATCTATTCAAGAAGGTGGAGGTCAATATTCCTCTTCTTGATGCAATCAAGACCATTCCTACATATGCTAAATTTCTCAAGGACTTGTGCACTCACAAGCGGTATAAGAATAAATTGAAGAAGGATGATAAAGTGTGCTTGAATGAGAGAATTAGTGCCGTACTTCAAAGGAAGTTACCTCCCAAGCTCAAGGATCCGAGATCTTTTACTATTCCTTGCAATATTGGTGAGAGGCCATTTGAGAAGGCTCTTTTGGATTTGGGGGCTAGTATTAATTTGATGCCTTATGGAGTTTACAAGGAGCTTGGGTTAAGGGACATCAAGCCTATCCAAATTTCTCTCCAACTAGCCGATAGAAGTGTGGTGTACCCGAGAGGAGTCGTGGAGGATGTCTTAGTGCAAGTCGATGAATTGGTCATACCGGCCGATTTCATTATTCTTGACATGGAGGAAGTTTACCAAGATGATCTCCCTATCATCTTTGGTAGAGCTTTTATAGCCACGGCGGGGACAAAAATTGATGTGAAGTTGGGCTTGCTTACCATGACGGTGTATGATACAACAATTGGCTTTAAGATATTAGATGAATTGAGGAAGCCCATGAGACTCCAAAAAGTCTATTCTATTGAAGTAGAGGACAAGATCAATGACTTGGTGGAACACACTTTTCATGAGACTTCATCAAGTGATGCCTTAAAAGCGGCATTAGCACACTTTGGAATggatttttatgaagaaagtacTATAAAGGCAGTGGAACAACTTGATTCTTATCTTTCTATGAGTAGACCAACACTTGAGGATGGTGATTACACAAGGCATGAGGCTAATGAGGTGCATACCTTTAACACTTATCTTTCCATTGATTCCACTCCTCCGATTGTAAGTTCAACTTCCATTGAGTTGAAGCTCCTTCCCTCACACTTGAAGTATGTATATATTGATGATGCATGCACGTTGCCTCTCATTATCTCTTCGAGTTTGTCACAAGTGCAAGAGTCCATGCTTCTTGAAGTTCTTCGGAAGCATAAGGGTGCCTTTGGGTGGTCTATTAGTGATATCAAGGGCTTGAGCCCTACTATTTGCATGCACCATATCTACATGGAGGATGAAGCAAGGCCGAGGAGGGAACCTCAAAGAAGATTAAACCCTAATATGCAAGAAGTAGTTAAGAAGGAGGTCATTAAGCTTCTTGATAATGGAGTGATTTATTCCATTTCGGATTCCAAGTGGGTATCACCAATTCAAGTGGTGCCCAAGAAGGGTGGAATGACGGTGGTAGAAAATGAAAAGGGCGAGATGGTTCTGGAGAGTGTGTATAGATTACCGAAAGCTCAATACTGCCACTCGAAAGGATCACTTCCCACTCCCTTTCATAGACTAAATGCTTGA